In Pelomicrobium methylotrophicum, the DNA window GCCGCGGCCTTGCTCGCCATTGCCGTCATGTTGACTTCGGTGAGCTCAGCCATCTGCTTTGCCGCCTTCGACAGGGTGTCGTAGGCGTTGGTGGCGGCGGCCACCGCGGACTTCATCGCAGCCACCGCGGCATCCGCGCCGAGGCCGGCAGGAGCGGTCTTCGCCGCCTGCTCAAAGGCTGCGATCAGCTCCTGGTTGACATCGACGATGCGCTCTTCCACCAGCTTCGCCAAGTCCGTCTGAGTCTGAACGATCGCCTCGTACACGCTGCGGACAAAGGACGCGGCCTTCTCCAGCTGAGGCTCCGCAGAGGCTGTCTGGACGGCGAGGAGGTCCTTGACGTCCTTGACCTCGGTGACCGCCTTGGCGGCCCGGGCCCCCTCGGCGATGGCGGTCTTGGTCGCAGCAAGATTGAGCTCGATGAGGCGCTCCGCACCGGCGAGCGCGATGTTGGCGGCCTGGACGGCCGTTTCCAAGTTGGCGCGGTTCAGCGCCACGATTTTCTCAGCCAGGTTAACCATATGATCTCCTTGATATTTCAATAAAATTCAATACGAAATCCGCGTTTCGCGTTCCCGCTCCGGCGCGTGATGCTGCATCGCAACAATCAGGATTATAAGGACGCCCGGACAAATGTCAAGAAAAATTTGTGCATTGCAACAGCAGGAGTGGATCGCCAGGCAGTGGGCCCTCAAGTGCCGTCGGCCAGGGATGGCCATCTCCCTTCATCGCCAGCGCTGGGGAACTCAAGGCAGGCGGTGATCCCGAGGCGTGGAGCGCATCCGACGAAAAGCCCTGACGCGCTGGCGACGGTCAGTTTTTCCGGCTGTGCTTCTTCAGGAAGGCAAGGATATCGTCGAC includes these proteins:
- a CDS encoding phasin family protein, with the protein product MVNLAEKIVALNRANLETAVQAANIALAGAERLIELNLAATKTAIAEGARAAKAVTEVKDVKDLLAVQTASAEPQLEKAASFVRSVYEAIVQTQTDLAKLVEERIVDVNQELIAAFEQAAKTAPAGLGADAAVAAMKSAVAAATNAYDTLSKAAKQMAELTEVNMTAMASKAAAAKKKAA